Proteins from a genomic interval of Streptococcus oralis:
- the pflB gene encoding formate C-acetyltransferase has product MVVKTVVEAQDIFDKAWEGFKGVDWKEKASISRFVQANYTPYDGDESFLAGPTERSLHIKKIVEETKAHYEETRFPMDTRPTSIADIPAGFIDKENELIFGIQNDELFKLNFMPKGGIRMAETTLKENGYEPDPAVHEIFTKYVTTVNDGIFRAYTSNIRRARHAHTVTGLPDAYSRGRIIGVYARLALYGADYLMQEKVNDWNAIKEIDEETIRLREEVNLQYQALQQVVRLGDLYGVDVRKPAMNVKEAIQWVNIAFMAVCRVINGAATSLGRVPIVLDIFAERDLARGTFTESEIQEFVDDFVMKLRTVKFARTKAYDQLYSGDPTFITTSMAGMGNDGRHRVTKMDYRFLNTLDNIGNSPEPNLTVLWTDKLPYNFRRYCMHMSHKHSSIQYEGVTTMAKDGYGEMSCISCCVSPLDPENEDQRHNIQYFGARVNVLKALLTGLNGGYDDVHKDYKVFDIDPIRDEVLEFESVKANFEKSLDWLTDTYVDALNIIHYMTDKYNYEAVQMAFLPTKQRANMGFGICGFANTVDTLSAIKYATVKPIRDEDGYIYDYETIGEYPRWGEDDPRSNELAEWLIEAYTTRLRSHKLYKDAEATVSLLTITSNVAYSKQTGNSPVHKGVYLNEDGSVNLSKLEFFSPGANPSNKAKGGWLQNLNSLASLDFGYAADGISLTTQVSPRALGKTRDEQVDNLVTILDGYFENGGQHVNLNVMDLNDVYEKIMSGEDVIVRISGYCVNTKYLTPEQKTELTQRVFHEVLSMDDALS; this is encoded by the coding sequence ATGGTTGTTAAGACAGTTGTTGAAGCGCAAGATATTTTTGATAAAGCTTGGGAAGGCTTCAAAGGCGTAGATTGGAAAGAAAAAGCAAGTATTTCTCGCTTCGTTCAAGCTAACTACACACCTTACGATGGAGATGAAAGTTTCCTTGCTGGCCCAACAGAACGTTCGCTTCACATCAAAAAAATCGTAGAAGAAACGAAGGCTCACTACGAAGAAACTCGTTTCCCAATGGACACTCGTCCAACATCTATTGCTGATATTCCTGCTGGATTTATTGACAAAGAAAACGAATTGATCTTCGGTATCCAAAACGATGAACTCTTCAAATTGAATTTCATGCCAAAAGGTGGTATCCGTATGGCTGAAACTACTTTGAAAGAAAATGGATACGAACCAGATCCAGCTGTTCATGAAATCTTCACAAAATACGTAACAACAGTTAACGACGGTATCTTCCGTGCTTACACTTCAAACATCCGTCGTGCTCGTCACGCTCACACTGTAACTGGCCTTCCAGATGCTTACTCACGTGGACGTATCATCGGTGTTTACGCACGTCTTGCTCTTTACGGTGCAGACTACTTGATGCAAGAAAAAGTAAACGACTGGAATGCAATTAAAGAAATTGATGAAGAAACAATCCGTCTTCGCGAAGAAGTAAACCTTCAATACCAAGCATTGCAACAAGTTGTTCGCTTGGGTGACCTTTACGGTGTTGACGTTCGCAAACCAGCGATGAACGTCAAAGAAGCTATCCAATGGGTGAACATCGCCTTCATGGCTGTCTGCCGTGTTATCAACGGTGCTGCAACATCACTAGGACGTGTGCCAATCGTATTGGATATCTTTGCAGAACGTGACCTTGCTCGTGGTACATTTACTGAATCAGAAATCCAAGAGTTTGTTGATGATTTCGTTATGAAACTTCGTACAGTTAAATTTGCTCGTACAAAAGCTTATGACCAATTGTACTCAGGTGACCCAACTTTCATCACAACTTCTATGGCTGGTATGGGTAACGACGGTCGTCACCGTGTTACTAAGATGGACTACCGTTTCTTGAACACTCTTGACAACATCGGTAACTCTCCAGAGCCAAACTTGACAGTTCTTTGGACTGACAAATTACCATACAACTTCCGTCGCTACTGTATGCATATGAGCCACAAACACTCTTCTATCCAATATGAAGGTGTAACAACAATGGCTAAAGACGGATACGGAGAAATGAGCTGTATCTCATGCTGTGTGTCACCACTTGACCCAGAAAACGAAGATCAACGCCACAACATCCAGTACTTCGGTGCTCGTGTAAATGTTCTTAAAGCCCTTCTTACTGGTTTGAACGGTGGTTACGACGATGTTCACAAAGACTACAAAGTATTTGATATTGATCCTATCCGTGACGAAGTTCTTGAATTCGAATCAGTTAAAGCCAACTTTGAAAAATCTCTTGACTGGTTGACTGACACTTACGTAGATGCTTTGAACATCATCCACTACATGACTGACAAGTACAACTACGAAGCTGTTCAAATGGCCTTCTTGCCAACTAAACAACGTGCCAACATGGGATTCGGTATCTGTGGATTTGCTAACACTGTTGATACATTGTCAGCGATTAAATACGCTACCGTTAAACCAATCCGTGATGAAGATGGCTACATCTACGATTACGAAACAATCGGTGAATACCCACGTTGGGGTGAAGATGACCCACGTTCAAACGAATTGGCAGAATGGTTGATCGAAGCTTACACAACTCGTTTACGTAGCCACAAACTTTACAAAGACGCAGAAGCTACAGTATCACTTTTGACAATCACATCTAACGTTGCTTACTCTAAACAAACTGGTAACTCACCAGTCCACAAAGGTGTATACCTCAACGAAGATGGTTCTGTGAACTTGTCTAAACTTGAATTCTTCTCACCAGGTGCTAACCCTTCTAACAAAGCTAAAGGTGGATGGTTGCAAAACTTGAACTCACTTGCTAGCCTAGACTTTGGTTACGCAGCTGACGGTATCTCATTGACAACTCAAGTTTCTCCACGTGCTCTTGGTAAGACTCGTGATGAGCAAGTTGATAACTTGGTAACAATCCTTGATGGTTACTTCGAAAACGGTGGACAACACGTTAACTTGAACGTTATGGACTTGAACGATGTTTACGAAAAGATCATGTCAGGTGAAGATGTTATCGTGCGTATCTCTGGATACTGTGTAAACACTAAATACCTCACTCCAGAACAAAAAACTGAATTGACACAACGTGTCTTCCACGAAGTTCTTTCAATGGATGACGCATTGAGCTAA
- the dinB gene encoding DNA polymerase IV, which yields MLIFPLINDLSRKIIHIDMDAFFAAVEIRDNPKLKGKPVIIGSDPRQTGGRGVVSTCSYEARAFGIHSAMSSKEAYERCPQAIFISGNYEKYKTVGLQIRAIFKRYTDLIEPMSIDEAYLDVTENKLGIKSAVKIARLIQQDIWQELRLTASAGISYNKFLAKMASDYQKPHGLTVILPDQAQDFLKQMDIAKFHGVGKKTVERLHEMGIYTGADLLDVSEVTLIDRFGRLGFDLYRKARGIHNSPVKANRIRKSIGKEKTYGKILQVEEDIRKELTLLSEKVAHNLSQQGKAGKIIILKIRYADFSTLTRRKSLPQATQDASQISQTALQLYEELAEKEKGIRLLGVTVTGF from the coding sequence ATGCTCATATTTCCATTGATAAATGATTTGTCCAGAAAAATCATCCATATCGACATGGATGCCTTTTTTGCTGCGGTGGAAATAAGAGACAATCCTAAGTTAAAAGGAAAACCTGTCATCATTGGGAGCGACCCCAGACAAACAGGTGGGCGTGGTGTCGTTTCTACCTGTAGCTACGAGGCGCGAGCCTTTGGCATTCACTCTGCCATGAGTTCTAAAGAAGCTTATGAGCGTTGTCCTCAAGCCATCTTTATCTCCGGAAATTATGAAAAATACAAAACTGTGGGACTTCAGATTCGAGCTATTTTTAAACGCTATACTGATTTGATTGAACCTATGAGTATTGACGAAGCCTACTTGGATGTAACCGAAAATAAACTTGGTATCAAATCGGCAGTCAAAATAGCCCGCCTCATCCAACAGGATATCTGGCAGGAACTACGCCTGACTGCTTCTGCAGGCATCTCTTATAACAAATTCTTAGCTAAAATGGCTAGTGACTATCAAAAACCACATGGTTTAACAGTTATCCTCCCAGATCAGGCCCAAGACTTTCTCAAACAAATGGACATTGCTAAATTCCATGGCGTAGGCAAAAAAACAGTTGAACGCCTTCATGAAATGGGCATTTATACTGGCGCAGACTTATTGGATGTCTCAGAAGTCACTTTAATCGATCGGTTTGGCAGACTCGGTTTTGATCTTTATCGAAAGGCTAGGGGCATTCATAATTCACCGGTCAAGGCCAATCGTATTCGCAAGTCCATTGGCAAGGAAAAAACCTACGGAAAAATCCTGCAAGTAGAAGAAGACATCAGAAAAGAGCTGACTCTTCTCTCAGAAAAGGTAGCTCACAATCTCAGCCAACAAGGCAAAGCTGGAAAAATCATTATCCTAAAAATACGATATGCTGACTTCTCTACTCTAACTAGACGAAAAAGCCTCCCACAAGCAACACAGGATGCTAGTCAGATTTCTCAAACTGCCCTTCAACTCTACGAAGAACTAGCTGAAAAAGAAAAAGGCATTCGTTTGCTAGGAGTCACAGTAACAGGATTTTAA
- a CDS encoding undecaprenyl-diphosphate phosphatase, giving the protein MYLIEILKSIFFGIVEGITEWLPISSTGHLILVEEFVQYKDQNEAFMSMFNVVIQLGAILAVMVIYFNKLNPFKPGKTKVEVRRTWQLWSKVLVATLPLLLVFKLDDWFDANFHNMVSVAIMLIIYGVAFIYLEKRNKAQAIEPTVTELDKLPYKTALYIGLFQVLALFPGTSRSGATIVGGLLNGTSRSVVTEFTFYLGIPVMFGASALKIFKFIKAGQLLSFGQLFLLLVAMGIAFAVSMVAIRFLTGYVKKHDFTLFGKYRIVLGSVLLLYSFVRLFV; this is encoded by the coding sequence ATGTATCTTATTGAAATTTTGAAGTCGATCTTTTTTGGGATTGTTGAAGGAATTACAGAATGGTTGCCCATTTCAAGTACGGGTCACTTGATCTTGGTTGAAGAATTTGTACAATACAAGGACCAAAATGAAGCCTTCATGTCCATGTTTAATGTTGTCATTCAGCTCGGTGCTATCTTAGCGGTTATGGTGATTTACTTTAACAAGCTCAATCCCTTCAAACCTGGTAAAACTAAGGTCGAAGTTCGTAGAACTTGGCAATTATGGTCGAAAGTCTTGGTTGCGACCTTGCCATTGCTATTGGTCTTTAAATTAGATGATTGGTTTGATGCCAACTTCCATAACATGGTTTCGGTTGCGATTATGTTGATTATCTATGGTGTTGCCTTTATCTATCTTGAAAAACGAAATAAGGCGCAAGCCATTGAACCAACAGTAACAGAGCTAGACAAGTTGCCTTATAAAACAGCTCTTTACATCGGGCTATTCCAAGTCCTCGCCCTCTTCCCAGGAACGAGCCGTTCAGGTGCGACTATCGTTGGTGGTTTGTTGAATGGAACAAGTCGATCTGTCGTAACAGAGTTTACCTTCTACCTCGGAATTCCTGTTATGTTTGGGGCTAGTGCTTTAAAGATTTTCAAATTTATAAAAGCAGGTCAACTCTTGAGTTTTGGACAACTGTTCTTGCTTTTGGTTGCTATGGGAATAGCCTTCGCGGTCAGCATGGTTGCTATTCGCTTCTTGACTGGCTATGTGAAGAAGCACGACTTTACCCTCTTTGGTAAATACCGTATCGTACTCGGTAGTGTCTTGTTGCTCTATAGTTTTGTGCGTTTATTTGTATAA
- a CDS encoding DUF2207 domain-containing protein, with protein sequence MKKTFFVLLFSLFCILPLSVFAVDFKIRSYQGDLYIHADNTAEFREKVVYYFDEDFNGQLVGLGRSGKMPKGFEIDPSPKVQVWKNASAIENVNSEVIEESEGYTVKVYNPGQEGDTVEVVITWQLKNLLFLYDDIAELNWQPLTDSSEPIENFAFRVTGFNGAEKLFFHTGKLFTEGKVEKTGGDYRVHLQNLPRQREVELHAYWPRKDFGTALDQGLKGNRLAEFEKIEESIAAEKAQSKALVTWVIPFLLSLSLVFSVIFYRIYRRKTSPSKKHAKNHRLYEPPMDLEPMVLSEAVYSTSLEEVSPLTKGGGKFTFDQLVQATLLDVIDRGNISIISNGDEVRLKVVKEKGLASFEKDCLNLAFSGREEVLVSDLFADYQVSTSLYQGAKAADEKRIQKTGRKLKSSFEQALKQMQDGVRKRVSSLQLPDYYRPLSNGEKILRLTIGVSTLLPAFVGFGWFLYSLDAHGYFSLPLPILGFVSLMLAAVYYWTTRFDTRDGVLNEEGLEAYYLWTSFENMLRDIAHLDKAELESIVLWNRLLVYATLFGYADKVSHLMKSYQIQVENPDINLYVAYGWHSMFYHSTAQMSHYASIANTASNYSVSSGSGSSGGGFSGGGGGGSIGAF encoded by the coding sequence ATGAAAAAGACTTTTTTCGTGCTTTTATTTAGCTTGTTTTGTATTTTACCACTCTCTGTTTTTGCGGTTGATTTTAAGATTCGCTCTTACCAAGGTGATTTGTATATTCATGCAGATAATACGGCAGAATTTAGGGAGAAAGTAGTCTATTATTTTGATGAAGACTTTAATGGACAACTAGTAGGACTTGGCCGTTCTGGTAAGATGCCAAAGGGCTTTGAAATAGATCCCAGTCCGAAGGTTCAGGTATGGAAAAATGCTAGCGCCATTGAGAATGTCAATAGTGAAGTGATAGAAGAATCGGAAGGTTATACTGTAAAAGTGTATAATCCAGGCCAAGAAGGGGATACCGTTGAAGTGGTAATCACATGGCAACTAAAAAACCTCCTATTTCTATATGATGATATCGCGGAACTTAATTGGCAACCCTTGACAGATAGTTCAGAACCTATCGAAAATTTTGCGTTTCGGGTAACAGGCTTTAATGGAGCTGAAAAACTTTTCTTTCATACAGGGAAACTCTTTACAGAGGGCAAGGTAGAGAAGACAGGTGGTGATTATCGTGTTCATTTGCAGAACCTACCTCGTCAGCGTGAGGTTGAATTGCATGCCTATTGGCCTAGAAAAGATTTTGGAACAGCTTTGGATCAGGGATTGAAGGGCAATCGTTTAGCAGAATTTGAAAAAATAGAGGAGTCCATTGCTGCTGAAAAAGCTCAAAGCAAAGCTCTGGTTACGTGGGTTATCCCTTTTTTACTCTCGCTTTCTTTAGTCTTTAGTGTCATTTTCTATCGCATTTACCGAAGAAAAACCTCCCCATCGAAGAAACATGCTAAAAATCACCGTCTCTACGAACCGCCAATGGACTTAGAACCGATGGTTTTATCGGAAGCTGTTTACTCCACTTCTTTAGAGGAAGTCAGTCCCTTGACCAAGGGAGGAGGGAAGTTCACCTTTGACCAACTCGTTCAGGCAACCTTATTGGATGTGATCGACCGTGGAAATATTTCAATCATCTCAAATGGAGATGAGGTCCGTCTAAAAGTCGTAAAAGAAAAAGGATTGGCAAGTTTTGAAAAAGATTGTCTTAATTTGGCCTTTTCAGGAAGAGAAGAAGTGCTTGTTTCAGATTTGTTTGCAGATTACCAAGTGTCAACTAGTCTTTACCAAGGTGCAAAAGCAGCTGATGAAAAAAGGATTCAGAAAACAGGACGTAAGCTTAAGTCGTCTTTCGAGCAAGCTCTGAAGCAGATGCAGGATGGGGTGAGAAAGCGGGTTTCCTCTTTGCAACTTCCAGATTATTATCGTCCACTGAGTAATGGCGAAAAAATCTTGCGATTGACGATAGGTGTCTCTACGCTTCTACCTGCTTTCGTTGGTTTTGGCTGGTTTTTGTACAGTTTGGATGCTCACGGGTATTTTTCCCTGCCACTTCCTATCCTTGGGTTTGTGAGCTTGATGTTAGCTGCCGTCTATTATTGGACAACCCGATTTGATACTCGTGATGGTGTTTTAAACGAAGAAGGACTAGAAGCGTACTATCTCTGGACTAGTTTTGAAAACATGCTTCGCGATATCGCCCATCTAGACAAGGCAGAATTAGAGAGTATTGTTCTTTGGAATCGCCTCCTTGTCTATGCTACTTTATTTGGTTATGCGGACAAGGTGAGTCATTTGATGAAATCTTATCAGATTCAAGTTGAGAATCCAGATATCAATCTTTATGTAGCTTATGGCTGGCACAGCATGTTTTATCATTCAACTGCTCAAATGAGTCACTATGCTAGTATTGCAAACACAGCAAGCAACTACTCCGTATCTTCTGGAAGTGGTTCTTCAGGTGGAGGATTCTCAGGAGGCGGAGGTGGTGGTAGCATCGGTGCCTTCTAA
- a CDS encoding ABC transporter substrate-binding protein/permease: MKKLCLSILASLALTLGLASQVQADEYLRIGMEAAYAPFNWTQDDDSNGAVKIDGTNQYANGYDVQIAKKIAKDLGKEPLVVKTKWEGLVPALTSGKIDMIIAGMSPTAERKQEIAFSSSYYTSEPVLLVKKDSVYANAKSLNDFSGAKITSQQGVYLYDLISQIPGAKKETAMGDFAQMRQALEAGVIDAYVSERPEALTAESANAKFKMIQPQPGFKTGEEDTAIAIGLRKDDSRISQINASIETISKDEQVALMDRMIQEQPAEATTTEESSSNFFNQVAKILSENWQQLLRGAGVTLLISIIGTIVGLIIGLAIGVFRTAPLSENKAIYGLQKLVGWILNVYIEIFRGTPMIVQSMVIYYGTAQAFGINLDRTLAAIFIVSINTGAYMTEIVRGGILAVDKGQFEAATALGMTHNQTMRKIVLPQVVRNILPATGNEFVINIKDTSVLNVISVVELYFSGNTVATQTYQYFQTFTIIAVIYFVLTFTVTRVLRFIERYMDMDTYTTGANQMQTGDLKK; this comes from the coding sequence ATGAAAAAATTATGCTTATCTATTCTTGCTAGCCTAGCCCTTACATTAGGACTAGCTAGCCAAGTCCAAGCCGACGAATATTTACGCATCGGAATGGAGGCAGCTTACGCTCCCTTTAACTGGACCCAAGACGACGATAGTAATGGTGCTGTCAAAATCGACGGTACCAATCAATATGCCAATGGCTACGATGTCCAAATCGCTAAAAAGATTGCCAAAGACTTAGGTAAGGAGCCTTTGGTCGTTAAAACCAAGTGGGAAGGACTTGTCCCAGCCCTTACTTCTGGCAAAATCGATATGATTATTGCAGGTATGAGCCCAACGGCTGAACGCAAACAAGAAATTGCCTTTTCAAGCAGTTACTATACTAGCGAACCGGTTCTATTAGTAAAAAAGGACTCTGTCTATGCCAACGCCAAATCTTTAAACGACTTTAGCGGAGCAAAAATCACGTCTCAACAAGGCGTTTATCTCTATGATTTGATTTCCCAAATCCCTGGCGCCAAGAAGGAAACAGCCATGGGGGATTTTGCTCAGATGCGTCAAGCACTTGAAGCAGGTGTCATCGATGCCTATGTTTCTGAACGCCCTGAAGCACTGACCGCTGAGTCTGCCAACGCTAAGTTCAAAATGATCCAACCCCAACCCGGTTTCAAAACTGGAGAAGAAGATACAGCTATCGCCATTGGACTTCGTAAAGATGACAGTCGTATCAGCCAAATCAATGCTAGTATTGAAACCATCTCCAAAGATGAACAAGTTGCACTGATGGATCGTATGATTCAGGAGCAACCTGCCGAAGCCACAACAACTGAAGAAAGCAGCAGTAATTTCTTCAACCAAGTTGCTAAAATTCTTTCTGAAAACTGGCAACAGCTCTTGCGTGGTGCAGGTGTCACTCTTTTAATCTCAATCATCGGAACTATCGTAGGTCTCATTATCGGTCTTGCCATTGGTGTCTTCCGTACGGCTCCTCTCTCTGAAAACAAAGCCATTTACGGCCTACAAAAACTAGTCGGTTGGATTCTCAATGTCTATATTGAAATCTTCCGTGGTACACCGATGATTGTTCAATCCATGGTTATCTACTATGGGACTGCTCAAGCTTTCGGTATCAATCTCGACCGGACACTGGCTGCTATCTTTATCGTCTCAATCAACACGGGTGCCTACATGACAGAAATCGTTCGTGGTGGTATTCTAGCAGTTGACAAGGGACAGTTCGAAGCTGCAACTGCTCTTGGTATGACACACAATCAAACCATGCGTAAGATTGTCCTTCCTCAGGTTGTCCGTAATATTCTACCTGCTACTGGTAATGAGTTTGTCATCAATATCAAAGATACCTCTGTATTGAACGTTATTTCAGTTGTCGAGCTTTATTTCTCAGGAAATACTGTAGCGACTCAAACCTATCAATACTTCCAGACCTTTACCATCATTGCAGTGATTTACTTTGTCCTCACCTTCACTGTGACCCGTGTCCTACGTTTTATCGAACGCTATATGGACATGGACACTTACACTACAGGTGCTAACCAAATGCAAACGGGGGATTTGAAAAAATGA